The DNA window CAGTTgatatgaattttattttattttctgaataaAAGTCTTACATACAGCTCACATCAGTGTGTGGTTGGTGTAAAAAAATCTGACAATATCCAACAATCACTTCATGCACACATCATTTATGCAAAGGTACATTTTAGGGTAAGCAGGTCATTCGCAATAAAGTAAGATATCTTTTTAATCATGACAACCTTATTTAGATTACAGTGAAGGCATGGGAATGGATgatattcacatttttattttgcacacttacacacactcaaactatTTTGCTGAAAGGGTAACACTGTAATGTTATCAGACCCCTCCCACTATACTAATTCTAATCATCTAatcaataaagctgattctcaGGATAGATCAATAGGCTGATTGACATGTcaaatggatgaatgaatgtacTCCAATAAGGTGTATTGATCTCACAGACAAAGCCTAACTGGATGGCATGGATGGTGCTAATTGATGATGCCAGCAcctctttttatttcatgaGGAGATTATAAACCTCTCCACTTACTTCAAATATCTGATTGGTTATAGTAAGTGCATTGCTTTAGGTGCATTGTTTCAGGTATTACACAAATCTATTTGGTTTACATGGTACTGAATATGGTCTGTAGGGACAATGGACAAGACAATGGGGCAAATACACCAGGCTGTGGAAGAAGGGATCCTGTAACTATAAGTGCATTCAATAgaacttgtgtgtatgtgtgttttgtggatttTAGTTTTGGAACAATTAGCACTATAACAATGTGATAAGTGGTTATGTAATCTATGACTTTGACCACTAGGTGGCACCTGGAAGCGATACAAACATAGAAACTTATTAAGGTAGTACACAGGACAATCCAAAGCAGCATATCTTtgggtatgtgtgtatgtattaacaagtatatgtgtctgtgtgcatttgtgcataAATGTGTAATACATGTCTCTGTGCGTGTGTAAGTcccagtgtgtttgcatgttcagTGTGGCCTGGGCACAGGATGCTGCAGGGTCATGTGCTCTGCTCCAGTGAAAGGCAGCCTGTGTGTGCAGTAGTGGTGGACCAGCTCAGGGATACTGGAGAAGATGCAGCTACTCTGATCCAGGGTGAAGCCCAAGCCCTTAACGCTCTTAGTCTGGGCCACAATGATGTGCACACAACTCTGACTGGTCCTAATGgaacaagacacacaaaataaaaatatatattttcagagGAGACGGGCTTGCAAGTAaaagacacacagcaacagtTACAGTTGAGAGGTATAAGATGCTGAAGAATGGAAATATAAGATAGATGCCGTGACTAAAACATTTGCTCTCTTAACTCCTCAAATGAGGCTGTGCATTTTCTGAGTTCAGTGGATGTGTAAATGGGGTTAATGATGTGGACTCTCAAATGAATGAGCAGCATACAACAAATGTGCACTCaggcgcatgcacacacatacacacaattgcACCACAGGATTTCAGCCTTTATCTAAGAGAACCTGTTCCTGGCACGCTCATGGGTAGTATCTACTCTACAAATGACACACATTCTCATGCATTAACGCCTTGGAGGTTGCCAACATAATGCCAGTTACTGTAGCTCCTTAGTAATTCCTAAAAATAGCCAAACACAGGCTCAGTCACTGTTGAAGGTCAGTGGGCACCAacacctatatatatatatatatatatatatatatatatatatatatatatatatatatatatatatataaataaagctgaagaAAAACTGATATTGtgatgcagcaaaacaaaagtggataaaaaaatagcaaaataaacaaatatgtagATGTTGCATTACATAGCGTGCATGTACCgtgttaaacaaacacacacacacacactcgaaaAGAAACACACGTACACGCATCCGTGCACTCACTTCAGAGCGATGGAGTACTTGCTGGTTCCTGATTCGCTGTCTCTCACCAGGAAGCTGGCTTCCCTGCAGCGCTGCAGCTGAGCCTCAGCCTGCTGCCGACTCACACTGCCATGGTACCAGCTTGGAGAGGCGGGGGCGGTGgaatgcagagagagacagcagatcACTGACATATAGCACGATGACATATGGCAATAAGTCAGATGTCAAGTTAATGATAGGTGATGATggtgagagagggaaaaagagaaagagactgacAGGAGGAACTAACTGCACTGACACCAACAAAGATTTACAGTCATCATAAATCAAACAGACATGTATACTGTGGACTGAATGAGTTAACAATGTCAAAGGTGAACTTGGGAGGgcaaagagataaaaaaaaaaaatggacaaaCATAATGTATCTGGCTATGCAGAGTGTCGAAGGAAGCCTGTTTGGACACAAGGTGGTGCTGACAGTGGATGCAGGTTAGAGCCATATATAAACAGGCTGTATGTGGCCTTGATGCTTGGAGgcaaaacacactgacattcaGTCACAACATGAGAGGAACAAATGCTGACATGCTCTGAGCGTGTTCCCCACATGTTCCATCTGGCCATGCTCAATGAGATGAAGAAAGCAGGTTTACAGTTAAAAGGAATCTCCCCTGTCTATTCAAGCCTAATCTCAAGGTTGCACCTCCCTCCAGCGTTTATGTTCAGCACCTTATCATGAGAGTGTCCTCAAGGGCTGCTGCTGGCTTATGCTCTTAGTGATGATAAATGCCAAatttcacttaaaaatgtcTCAAGTGCCAACTGTAAAATATATGGGAGATTTTGGCCAAGAAGACTGGCAGCCTCTGCGCTGTATTTGACATTGTGAGTCACCAGATCAGATGTTGAAGGAAATCTGCTTGATTGTTTTACAACTTTTGCTAAATTGATTTTCAGGCAAAACTGAGGAGGGCGCTGTTCTTCCAGAGTTTCTTACAAACACAGATGGTAAGGTAAAAgccaaaggaaaagaaaaaaatatataaagtatatgcttattctttattcttcttaAAGAAAGAAGACAGTGGGGACAGGAAGTGCCATTAACTCTGTATAATTTATGAGAAATGTGGTATACTTTGCTGTATACAGAGCCACTATACCACTCcttatatgttaatatttaccAAATTCTTTGTTATTCATACCTAAGTATATGCAAATTTCCCAATAATATGTTGAAATATATGAAATCTTTACTATAATTGGTATGTTTTCCTAAATTTTTTGGGAGTACAATGATGATGACCTGCTAGGGTCAAAATGTTGCGTGTTTCAGTCCAATTAAGCTATAATCCAATGTGTGGATGCTTTCTTATTTTTCCCTTACTAACATTTATATAAACGTCATATGCAACATTTCCCTCCTCCTACCTATGGCTAAGTATGGTTTCTCCTTCCTTACCTCTGCTTCTCCAGGGGCAGGCTGGGGTCCACTTTGGCTGCCTCCCCATCCAGTGGGGCACTGGGGGAGGTAGGAGACGGAGGGGAAAGTTTGTTTGGACTAGAAGAGggtgagagtggtgagagtttGAGGGTGGGGAAAGAGGGAGATGGGGGTGTGAGAGGGGAGAGTTTGAGAAtaggagaggagggaaaggagggagaagaggaggaggatggagaagaTGGTACGAGTGTTTTATTGTTCCAGTTCTTCAGCCTCAGGgtgtgttgttgctgctgctgctgctgctggcggCCAGAGGTTGAACCATTCACTTTACTGGGAGAACAATCCACTGCCTCGAACTGAGCTGAAGGAAACAGGAGAGACAATATCAACCTTTCATGATGAAATTCTATCAAAGCATGCCAGAGCTACCAAAGTAAACACATCCCTGGAAATTGATTCAGCAggattgttttgtttcctctctaaagcaaacacaaaattgtTGTGGCATTACTGTACAAATAAAACTCATGGCATCCTTCCTCCACACCCTAAACCCCCACCCTTCccatcatccctctctccctttctctacCTGACAGCGCTCTAACAATGTCCTCCTTTCTCCACTCCCAGGGCAGTTCGTACTCTCCAGCGGGACGGACGTCAGACTCTGGCCGTGTGACAGGGATCCACACACCCCCACTGTCACCTTCTAGCCCGCCCTCATATGGTGTGTCGTAGATATTTGGGGGCATTGGCTTTCCCTCTTctcccttcccctctctctggCCTCGGTCCAGCAGAACACACACTTTCAGGAGGTCTTTGGAGCCCTGTCTACGAACCTCTACAGCAGAATGATCTTGTGATTAGTTAACGATGAATGAATTTTCACTTATGTCATAATAGACAAAGCATTGTATCTCCTAAAGGACTCACAGCAGTCATCTGCTcttcttaaaacattttttaaagaaaagtgtaATGTTTTGAGCTCAAAttggctatttttttttttaaattaccatGCATCTAACAAAGAGCCGATTTGGCCTCAAAACATCATAAAGAAGAGGTTTTAAATGAAGCAGGTTGAATCCTTTGGGAAATAGAATTCACTGCTATAGTTTCTTGGACTCAGCACTTGgacaaatttgtgtgtgtgtgtgtgtgcatgtgttttcacACAGATAATAGACAAAGCAGTCGTCAGCATGTTTTTTTAGAAATCAGAAATGAGAAGTGACTACGAGGGGAAGCAGAAGAGCTGTTCCATATAACTGGACCTCTGTAATTGAAAACTGGTCGAGGCTAGTTCTGTGAAACTGACTATACTGACTAAGACTAAGACTAACTGACTAAGATCAAATGATCTGTTATGATAACAGTGGATTTGAGACCTAGTTACAAGGAAACTGTGAAAGGTAATGGGAAGTGAATTGTTAcaaaatttaaatacaaaagtACCTATCTGAAGTTTATTGATGTTGAATATGTTTAACAACTCCAGGGTTTGAAATAATGGAGCTGTATGAGCATTCCAACTAGAGTTAGTGAACATGCTAACAAAAAAATGCTGTAATATAAATACAGAGACTGGTTTTATATGTGCTTGCCCATACTATACTTGTATAGTATGGGCTAAGTTGAAAGGATAAATCATAGAGTAATTTAGATCCAGACATTTTTTCTTGATAGGTATGTCTTACTCTCTgtgaaatatcaatattttttgcaACTTTATTAGACACATaagagatgtgttttttttaatcatttgatcATCAATAATTACACCTAAGAACTTAACCTGGGAAACATATTCAAGTGCATTATTAGCTATGATAATGGGATGAAGATGATctgataatgttttatttttaggtttGAACATCATATAAGCAGTCTTTTTAACATTAAGGGATGACTTATTGCATTTGAACCTGATATCCATCCTATCTAGAACATTGTTCATATGGGTTATCAATCTATGTTCATCTTTGTCTGTAAGAAAAATATTGGTATCGTCAGcatataaaatgaaatcattGATGTATACAAGAAATAGAAGAGGACCTAGTATGGAACCTTGTGGAAAACCACAGTATGTGGCTGTATGAAGAGTTAGTTCCTTTTCAAATGACATATTGTTTCCTGTTAAGCAAGTAACTTTTAAACCAGTTAAGTTCAGTACCAATAACAACTTGAGCTTGAAGCtcatttaataatatattatgaTCTATGGTGTCAAAAGCTTTTGACAAATCAATAAATACTCCAACTGTGAATTCTCTGTTGTCTAAAGCTGTAACTATTCGGTCAGATAATTGGACCAAGGCCATGGAGGTAGAGTGCTTTTCACAAAATCCATATTGATTATCATATAGTCATATAGTAACCTGTTATCTTTTAAGTAGTTGACTAATCtattatacacatttttttcaagtatATTCACAATACAATATACTAATTCTGTAAAATAAGCATGTATTGAGCTCCATTGGATCAATAATGTAATAGCGAGCCCTTCTATTCTAGTGTAACCTTTCATAACCCAAGTTTACCCTGAAATAATACACCCAGctgtcagtttattaggtacagctaaaactaatgcattctaatgcaacagtcctgcaaAAAAGCCTACctttatgaaggttataatgtttagtttttgttgaaagtgTTTTGTTGAGGTGTTGATCCAACTGAATGATCATTTAGGAGGCTGTAGATTTTGGTACTGTATTGCGCTGTATTGTGagtgtttttaatattgaaGACACCTCTCAGTATAGCACAACACAATTCAACAGCATCAGACAGCCTTCAAAAACCATAAAGTTTAAACAACATCTCCCTAAAGCAGTATAAATTTAAACAGAACATtacaaccttcatgaaggaAGAATTTATaacagggctgttgtattagaatGCATTAGCTTTGGTTAGGTGCACATAATAAACTGGCGACTGAGTGTATTTcaaatggatttaaaaaaagattaactTCATTAATTTTTTACCTAAATAAGCATGTAGTCAGGAATGCACTTTTTGAAAGCTTCCCAGTACTCATTTGCATAACGTTTCTGTCCCATATCCACagagatcagaatcagaattagctttattgccaagtaggtttacacatacaaggaatttgctttggtattttggtgcaaaaacaaaaacagatgagTGATATTTGATGTAAATGTATGTCCCAATCCGCTATCAGGTAGAGCAAGAAACattacaacagaaaaagaaggaTGTCAAAACTgacaatgtttaaaatattaagtGGCATGCATATTTGCGATCTgatctgtatgtttttttttttagatttcacTAATACAAAAACTTAATGCATGGTATCCTTAAACAAAGTTTAAGACTAATACTTGAGTTCATTGGGCCGGATTAACAAAATCTGTCTGTCCAGTGTGATTTGCTCTCTAAATTGCGTGTTATGAAGTTATTAATTTTGGGGGGAATTTCACttgttgtgtttctttgctgTCTGACAGGTAGCCTGTGTGTCTGCACTATTGTGTGACCAAACAATGGAGCTACAGGAAGAAAAGGTCAACACAGCCGCTGATTGGCTGGCTGACCAGGCCACTTCCTGACTGCTGGGAAGTGATTGGGCGAGACCAAGGGGGTGACCTGCAGGTTTTGGGAAGAGGTGAGGGGGTCTTTCAATTATCTTCACACATAAagtattttgtgtatgtatcTGGGGGGGCAGCACTGGGCCAACTTCCTATCAAGAGAGAATGGGGCAAAGGAAACAGAGCCAGGAGACAGGAAGTTGGAAGAGGAAGCTGCACCCATTGTCCCTGCACAACACTGTTCCTATGGCAACCGCCAGTAGGGAGGGAAGTCAGCAGAGAGACTGAGGGTCTGGATTGGCTCTAAGTCCCTTTAAAACAGCCCTTTAGCAAGAATGTGACATAGCGTGAGTACAGAGAAACTTAGCATGAATGTGAAAAAGAATGTCCCTTGGCTTGCATATAATTCACTGAGCTTATCAAGATGATGTACAAAGAGTGTTAAGAGGTCAATAAATGTAGTTATGTTGTCAGCAGACAAACTGCAGTCACGTATTTCAAACAAATGATGGTATGATGATACAAGAGACCTGTCAAATCTCAAAAAAGCCTCGACAATATGAAGTTGCATTTTTGAACTGAGTATCTGTGCCATGtacttgtttttcttgtctATTTTCCAAATTAAGTGATTCTCTGCTCActcaattatatttttaatgatgtGGTGTACTCAACTGCTTTCGTAAAGGCATGAATTGACAGTTATGGCACAATCATTAGAAAATGCAGTCTTGGTTTGCTTTGAACATGTTTCCTCTTTAAAGTCAAtctctgagaaaacagtctggagAGCAGCACTCAATCAAAGAAGgattgttttaaattatgtgcAGTCAAGATGCCTCCCTGGCACTTCCATAATGTAACTGTATTTGCTGTGATAGACGATTACCCTGAGCTCACCTGTGATGATGACCTGGGCATCATAGGGCTCCATGTACCCATCATTCACTCCtgctctctcagcctctctctgctccttgGTTTTCTCTGCATCAAAAGGATCTGCGTAGTCCTCCAGGATAATCAGCTGTGAGAAGGAAAAGACTCGTCAGAAAGTACAATGCTGGGCTGCTATACCTATTCAGATGTTACATTTACCTGGAGACAACAGCGCAGGTAGGGGGAGAGGGATctgatacagtgtgtgtgtgagtgagtgtgcgGTGTCCATAACTGAATGACAAGTAATGGAAGGACAAGCAGAAATACTTGTGCAAAGAGGTCAGTGCATTGTGTTTGCCTGTTTGATCTGACACAATGTAGTGAAACTGCATTGTATTCTTTTGAGAATGATGGAAACTGAATACAGGGTTATGAACTGAGGTGGGGAGGGAAAACACAAAGGAAAGCACTGACTTCATGCCCAtaatgaaatttgttttttgcacTGTACAATATCTTGAATTGTAATCTGCACACTGCTATAACAGCTTCTGTCTGGTTTTGTTGcttataaataaatagcagATGAAATATGATGATCAAACAGATGTACATGAGGTTTGCATTAGCTGTGGTTCCATCTCTAGAAGTTACTCACCGTTGTTTTAATGTCAGACCTTCCCTTTTCGTTTTCGGGCTGCTGTTCACTTATCCCGTTGAGTTTGGGGGTCTTGTCGTGTTTATCCACTTTGATCATCCTGCTGATGTATGCTTGCGCCAAACTAGAGGTCCTGACCTGGCGGTTCTCATCTGATGCCCCAGTCTCGACCTTGGAGTTCTTGCGACTTTTTCCAGTTGTGAGACTATCCCAGACTGTCCCAATAGAACCAGCGTTGTTACGACCCAATTCTGTAGCCGAATTTTTCCTGTTTCTCCCTGCCAATAAACCCCCCACTCCCCCATCTTTGCGCTGATTTCCTTTCAGACTGTCACGAGAAAACGAGGGTTTGGGTCGAGTTTGTGGACCAGATTCAGAGGCCGAACGGACCCTTTCATTTCCGTTCTTCAGGTTGATGGGGAAATCTCTGAACCATTTTGCCATGGCTGTCAAGGTAGTAAAAGTTTTCACcgatttaaatattaaaaatctgTTGTCTTACACGTTCTCGCATTAGCTTCCCCACTCGAATTAAATTTGATCCGCGAGCAACAGCTCCAACTTTACGCACAGATATTTTACGCACGACCCGGCTGAAGTTACTGTGGTCTGAAATTACAAGAATCTCATAGTCATCAAATTTAGAGAGTCCACTTCATGGTGTTAAACTGATTTCTAGCGTCTGAAACTCCCTGATAACTTCTGGTGCGTCTTGGAAGTCATTGGCCAGTGactctttgtttctgtcaccCTGCACCTGCAGTAACAACTATCCCTGCAGTTTGAAAAGTAGCTTCTGGAGGGCGTAAACTCGAAAGAACTCGAAGTTTTTCTTTGAACCCAGTGAAGATCCCATTCCCGGAGCGTGAGATGGTGCGTCCAGTCTGTAGACCAGATGAAGTGatgagatggagaggaaagtTGTGTATGCAGACTGTGGGATGTCGCTGGATTTTGGGGAGGGGCTGTGTGTACGGCACGGGGTAGGAGTTCTACTGTAATCATTTCAATGGATACACAACTGAAGCTTCTGAAAATCTCCAATATTTATCAGTTGTTTGTCTAATGCCAGTAGACCCCtggcaataagaaaaatgtagaatccAACATGTGACAGTTAGGACAAGTGCACTGCACTACAGTTGAAATAATATTTGTATAATTTGGAGACATTTGCATGATCACTAAGGACTGAGGAGTTATCCTTTGCCTAATTTGTTTATGCactttaatttgtgatttgtaatgCAACAATATCCCCacataaattaactttttaaatgagATATGGTAGATTTGTGaactggtgtttttattttatattattttaaccTTAATTTAACCAGGAAAGGGTCATTGAGATTAAAGATCTCTTATTCAAAAGTGTCCTGGCCAAGATAGGCAACAATAACAATGGATTATAGACAACACTAAATGTTCCACAAAATcagaattaaacagaaatgaTAAAATCATGAATAACATTTCGAAAATAAATCTTATAAAAGATGGCATCATAGAAACAAGCTAAAGGGCATCTTAAAACAACCCAACACCCACTTACCTGAATGAAATATCtgtaaagtaacagtacttCTACTAGGTAGGAAATTGCATGTAGGCTGCTGCTGCAAATTTTTGTAGTCAGTGCCGTGTTATTGGAGGTCGTGCACTTGCAGCAGAGGGTTACAGCTTTTTGTCAAGGGCCCTGGATGATGCTGTTGAGCTACCAGCAGATAGATAGTTGCGCCATCTACTGGTAAATCAGGGAAACAAACATGTGGAGGCACTAGTCTGTATTCACCTTGGTCCATTACTGATTCTGAAAAATGGGTAACACCGGTAGTTCTTTTGTTTATTCCATCTGGAGCAA is part of the Siniperca chuatsi isolate FFG_IHB_CAS linkage group LG9, ASM2008510v1, whole genome shotgun sequence genome and encodes:
- the she gene encoding SH2 domain-containing adapter protein E isoform X1; translated protein: MAKWFRDFPINLKNGNERVRSASESGPQTRPKPSFSRDSLKGNQRKDGGVGGLLAGRNRKNSATELGRNNAGSIGTVWDSLTTGKSRKNSKVETGASDENRQVRTSSLAQAYISRMIKVDKHDKTPKLNGISEQQPENEKGRSDIKTTLIILEDYADPFDAEKTKEQREAERAGVNDGYMEPYDAQVIITEVRRQGSKDLLKVCVLLDRGQREGKGEEGKPMPPNIYDTPYEGGLEGDSGGVWIPVTRPESDVRPAGEYELPWEWRKEDIVRALSAQFEAVDCSPSKVNGSTSGRQQQQQQQQHTLRLKNWNNKTLVPSSPSSSSSPSFPSSPILKLSPLTPPSPSFPTLKLSPLSPSSSPNKLSPPSPTSPSAPLDGEAAKVDPSLPLEKQSWYHGSVSRQQAEAQLQRCREASFLVRDSESGTSKYSIALKTSQSCVHIIVAQTKSVKGLGFTLDQSSCIFSSIPELVHHYCTHRLPFTGAEHMTLQHPVPRPH
- the she gene encoding SH2 domain-containing adapter protein E isoform X2 gives rise to the protein MAKWFRDFPINLKNGNERVRSASESGPQTRPKPSFSRDSLKGNQRKDGGVGGLLAGRNRKNSATELGRNNAGSIGTVWDSLTTGKSRKNSKVETGASDENRQVRTSSLAQAYISRMIKVDKHDKTPKLNGISEQQPENEKGRSDIKTTLIILEDYADPFDAEKTKEQREAERAGVNDGYMEPYDAQVIITAQFEAVDCSPSKVNGSTSGRQQQQQQQQHTLRLKNWNNKTLVPSSPSSSSSPSFPSSPILKLSPLTPPSPSFPTLKLSPLSPSSSPNKLSPPSPTSPSAPLDGEAAKVDPSLPLEKQSWYHGSVSRQQAEAQLQRCREASFLVRDSESGTSKYSIALKTSQSCVHIIVAQTKSVKGLGFTLDQSSCIFSSIPELVHHYCTHRLPFTGAEHMTLQHPVPRPH